Proteins encoded within one genomic window of Bos indicus isolate NIAB-ARS_2022 breed Sahiwal x Tharparkar chromosome 23, NIAB-ARS_B.indTharparkar_mat_pri_1.0, whole genome shotgun sequence:
- the LOC139178817 gene encoding histone H3.1: MARTKQTARKSTGGKAPRKQLATKAARKSAPATGGVKKPHRYRPGTVALREIRRYQKSTELLIRKLPFQRLVREIAQDFKTDLRFQSSAVMALQEACEAYLVGLFEDTNLCAIHAKRVTIMPKDIQLARRIRGERA, translated from the coding sequence ATGGCTCGCACTAAGCAGACGGCTCGGAAGTCCACCGGCGGCAAGGCGCCGCGCAAACAGCTCGCCACCAAGGCGGCCCGCAAGAGCGCGCCGGCCACCGGCGGCGTGAAGAAGCCGCATCGGTACCGGCCTGGCACGGTAGCTCTGCGTGAGATTCGCCGTTACCAGAAGTCCACGGAGCTGCTGATCCGCAAGCTGCCGTTCCAGCGGCTGGTACGCGAGATCGCGCAGGACTTCAAGACTGACCTGCGCTTCCAGAGCTCGGCCGTGATGGCGCTGCAGGAGGCGTGCGAGGCCTATCTGGTGGGGCTCTTCGAAGACACCAACCTGTGTGCCATCCACGCCAAGCGCGTCACTATCATGCCCAAGGACATCCAGCTTGCTCGCCGCATCCGCGGGGAGAGAGCATAA